A stretch of Desulfatirhabdium butyrativorans DSM 18734 DNA encodes these proteins:
- a CDS encoding precorrin-3B C(17)-methyltransferase, with amino-acid sequence MCIIGIGPGNVAHLSARAEQALAEAQIVSGYRLYIDLIRPLLEGKRIIQSGMTQEVDRVEAAIDAAVHEAADVAIVSSGDPGIYAMAGLAFEICRNRNIRLLPPPSQRRPGGGNQAQPEGSPGQPCLQIEVVPGIPALASGASLLGAPLTHDFACVSLSDLLTPWQQIEARIEAAAKADFVLVIYNPKSRKRADHLVRAQQILLQHRSPQTIVGIVQNAMRENECVTITCLKDLHLAQVDMLTTVFIGNSRTFCYEGYMITPRGYAEKYGMRHSQ; translated from the coding sequence CTGTGTATCATCGGAATCGGACCGGGAAATGTAGCGCATCTGTCCGCCCGCGCCGAACAGGCGCTTGCGGAGGCCCAAATCGTCAGCGGATACCGGCTCTACATCGACCTGATCCGGCCGTTGCTGGAAGGAAAGCGCATCATTCAATCCGGCATGACACAGGAAGTGGATCGGGTGGAGGCGGCAATCGATGCGGCTGTCCATGAGGCCGCAGATGTCGCGATTGTCTCGAGCGGAGACCCGGGTATTTATGCCATGGCCGGGCTGGCCTTTGAAATCTGCCGCAACCGGAATATCCGCCTGCTGCCCCCCCCATCCCAGAGGCGGCCGGGAGGCGGCAACCAGGCTCAGCCCGAAGGAAGCCCGGGACAACCGTGTCTTCAAATCGAAGTCGTGCCGGGTATTCCTGCGCTTGCATCCGGCGCATCCCTGCTGGGCGCGCCGCTTACCCACGATTTTGCCTGCGTCAGTCTGAGCGATCTGTTGACGCCCTGGCAGCAGATCGAAGCGCGGATCGAAGCAGCCGCCAAAGCCGATTTCGTGCTGGTCATCTATAACCCCAAGAGCCGCAAGCGGGCGGATCACCTCGTCCGCGCCCAGCAAATTCTCCTGCAGCACCGAAGCCCGCAGACCATCGTCGGCATCGTTCAAAACGCCATGCGGGAAAACGAATGCGTGACGATTACCTGCCTGAAGGATCTGCATCTGGCGCAGGTGGACATGCTCACTACGGTCTTTATTGGAAACAGCCGCACGTTCTGCTATGAAGGCTACATGATCACGCCGAGGGGCTACGCCGAAAAATACGGCATGCGTCATTCGCAGTAA
- the groES gene encoding co-chaperone GroES: MKLKPLQDRILVQRVEEETTTKGGIIIPDTAKEKPAEGKVIAVGNGKLADDGKRIAMEVKAGDRILFGKYAGTEVKVDGQEYLILREDDVLGVIEA, translated from the coding sequence ATGAAACTGAAACCATTGCAGGATCGTATTCTGGTTCAACGGGTAGAGGAAGAAACCACCACCAAGGGTGGCATCATCATTCCGGACACAGCCAAGGAAAAACCGGCTGAAGGTAAAGTCATCGCTGTCGGAAACGGCAAGTTGGCCGATGACGGCAAACGGATCGCCATGGAAGTAAAGGCCGGCGACCGGATTTTGTTTGGCAAATATGCAGGAACCGAAGTCAAAGTCGATGGTCAGGAATATCTCATTTTGCGGGAAGACGACGTCTTGGGCGTTATTGAAGCATAA
- a CDS encoding alpha/beta hydrolase, which produces MKFPALLQVFLRLLQWLPVFGAVRDRYVHAVEEYETDRLGYHIPDESPDASVGRPILLRGWRRAGVLLLHGYMAAPLEMAELARAINHWGHWVYVPRIRGHGTSPEDLAIRTVDDWRASVDAGYDLLQQACRRIALCGFSAGAMLAFDRVIRKPEAMPGALVAISPPFKLVGHGATLVMAIDRWNRIAHRMQLQDAQKQFVENHPDNPHINYHRNPISGVIELEKLVKAVSPHLPQIQLPAWMIQGSHDPLVDESGSRKAFYALGSERKCYTIVPSARHGIVTGPYAELVQAIMLPLIQSALSPVTLSLSKGGIAA; this is translated from the coding sequence ATGAAATTTCCAGCTCTTTTGCAAGTATTCTTGCGTCTGCTCCAATGGCTCCCCGTTTTCGGCGCTGTCCGGGACCGGTATGTGCATGCCGTGGAAGAATACGAAACCGACCGGCTGGGCTACCACATCCCGGATGAAAGCCCGGATGCTTCCGTGGGCAGGCCCATCCTGCTGCGGGGCTGGCGAAGGGCAGGCGTTCTGCTGCTGCACGGCTACATGGCTGCGCCACTGGAGATGGCCGAGCTTGCCCGCGCAATCAACCATTGGGGCCACTGGGTCTATGTTCCCCGGATTCGCGGGCATGGCACTTCTCCGGAAGACCTGGCGATTCGAACGGTGGATGATTGGCGCGCTTCTGTGGATGCCGGGTACGACCTGCTGCAGCAGGCGTGCAGGCGGATCGCACTGTGCGGGTTTTCCGCAGGAGCGATGCTCGCCTTCGATCGGGTGATCCGGAAACCGGAAGCCATGCCCGGGGCGCTTGTCGCCATCTCCCCCCCCTTCAAGCTGGTGGGGCATGGGGCAACGCTGGTGATGGCCATCGACAGATGGAACCGCATCGCCCATCGCATGCAACTGCAGGACGCCCAGAAACAGTTTGTCGAAAACCATCCCGACAATCCGCACATCAATTACCATCGCAATCCCATTTCCGGCGTCATCGAGCTGGAAAAACTGGTCAAGGCCGTTTCCCCACATCTTCCCCAAATCCAGCTACCCGCATGGATGATTCAGGGAAGCCACGATCCTCTCGTGGATGAATCCGGTTCGAGAAAAGCTTTTTACGCCCTGGGCAGCGAACGAAAATGTTATACGATCGTGCCTTCTGCCAGACATGGCATCGTTACAGGACCTTACGCGGAGCTGGTACAGGCCATCATGCTGCCGCTCATCCAATCCGCGCTGTCTCCTGTCACCCTGAGCCTGTCGAAGGGTGGAATCGCCGCATGA
- a CDS encoding FmdB family zinc ribbon protein: MPIYEYECTQCGQIEEVLQKFSDEPLTTCKKCSGKLHKLISQSSFHLKGTGWYVTDYASGSKPSASKPAAKDVTETKTDTPAKESTSKE; encoded by the coding sequence ATGCCGATTTATGAATATGAATGCACGCAGTGTGGGCAGATCGAAGAAGTACTGCAGAAATTTTCGGATGAACCTCTGACCACATGCAAGAAATGTTCTGGCAAACTTCACAAACTCATTTCTCAAAGCTCTTTCCATCTGAAAGGCACCGGCTGGTACGTAACCGATTATGCATCCGGCTCAAAACCATCCGCCTCCAAACCTGCTGCAAAAGATGTGACGGAAACCAAGACAGATACCCCCGCTAAGGAATCGACATCCAAAGAATGA
- a CDS encoding cobalt-precorrin 5A hydrolase → MACGIVVRLIGGLLVHKTEDPAVVVMDERAKFVISLVSGHLGGANDLARQIAQMTCAMPVITTATDVHEKPAIDVLAATLGLRVENPQAIRIVNKAFLTDVPVILEDPMGWVRLSPQSSGIPFREGQVVPGNGSACVLVTDRTDCSPAENILVIRPPSLVLGIGCNRNTPFSEMREWIETILAMSHLSTASIGCVASIDLKQDEPAIRQSADHFGVPCRWFSADQLNQARGILHPSETVQRHVGAKSVCEAAALLAARTNELIIPKRSRGNVTLAVARASCVSSESDREM, encoded by the coding sequence ATGGCATGCGGGATCGTCGTGCGGCTCATTGGCGGACTTCTGGTTCACAAAACCGAGGATCCGGCCGTCGTCGTGATGGACGAGCGGGCGAAATTCGTCATCAGCCTGGTTTCCGGCCATCTTGGCGGTGCAAACGACCTGGCGCGCCAGATTGCCCAAATGACCTGCGCGATGCCCGTCATCACCACGGCAACCGATGTGCACGAAAAACCGGCCATCGATGTGCTGGCGGCAACGCTCGGGCTCCGGGTGGAAAACCCGCAGGCCATCCGAATCGTCAACAAGGCCTTCCTGACGGATGTCCCGGTGATACTCGAGGATCCCATGGGATGGGTCCGGCTTTCTCCGCAAAGCTCGGGAATCCCCTTTCGAGAAGGGCAGGTGGTCCCGGGCAATGGCTCGGCGTGCGTTCTGGTCACCGATCGAACGGATTGTTCTCCCGCCGAAAACATCCTTGTGATTCGACCACCGAGCCTTGTGCTGGGGATCGGCTGCAACCGGAACACGCCGTTTTCCGAAATGCGGGAGTGGATTGAAACGATCCTGGCCATGTCTCACCTGTCTACGGCCAGTATCGGCTGTGTGGCCAGCATCGATCTGAAGCAGGACGAGCCAGCCATCCGGCAGAGCGCCGATCATTTCGGGGTGCCCTGCCGGTGGTTTTCCGCGGATCAATTGAATCAGGCCCGGGGGATTCTCCATCCTTCCGAGACCGTACAACGTCATGTAGGAGCAAAAAGCGTATGCGAAGCAGCCGCGCTGTTGGCAGCCCGGACAAACGAGCTGATCATTCCGAAACGGAGCAGGGGAAACGTCACCCTCGCGGTGGCCCGGGCAAGCTGTGTATCATCGGAATCGGACCGGGAAATGTAG
- the groL gene encoding chaperonin GroEL (60 kDa chaperone family; promotes refolding of misfolded polypeptides especially under stressful conditions; forms two stacked rings of heptamers to form a barrel-shaped 14mer; ends can be capped by GroES; misfolded proteins enter the barrel where they are refolded when GroES binds) encodes MAKIIKYDMKAREAMLNGVRALADAVVVTLGPKGRNVVIDKSWGSPTVTKDGVTVAKEIELADKFENMGAQMVKEVASKTSDMAGDGTTTATVLARAIYEEGQKLVAAGNNPMAIKRGIEKATEAAVKELHKLSKPIKDQREIAQVGTISANNDETIGNIIAEAMNKVGKEGVITVEEAKGMETTLDVVEGMQFDRGYISPYFVTDPEKMVCNLDDPYILINEKKISSMKDLLPILEQVAKMGRPLVIIAEDVDGEALATLVVNKLRGTLHVAAVKAPGFGDRRKAMLEDIAILTGGQVVSEDVGIKLENVSVSDLGKAKRVTIDKDNTTIVDGAGARAALEGRVKQIRAQIEETTSDYDREKLQERLAKLIGGVAVINVGAATETEMKEKKARVEDALNATRAAVEEGIVPGGGVALVRCLSALEALQVADEQKLGVKVIMRAIEEPLRQIANNAGYEGSVVIDKVKAGQGAYGFNADSNTYQDLFEAGVIDPTKVTRFALQNAASVASLMLTTEAMIADKPEEKEAAMPNPGMGGMGGMGGMGGMGGMGGMM; translated from the coding sequence ATGGCGAAAATCATCAAATATGACATGAAGGCCAGAGAGGCCATGCTGAACGGCGTTCGGGCATTGGCGGATGCAGTAGTCGTGACCCTCGGGCCAAAAGGCAGAAACGTCGTTATCGACAAGTCCTGGGGATCGCCCACCGTCACCAAAGACGGTGTAACCGTTGCCAAAGAAATCGAACTGGCCGATAAATTCGAGAACATGGGCGCCCAGATGGTCAAGGAAGTCGCCAGCAAAACCAGCGACATGGCAGGCGACGGCACAACCACCGCCACCGTTCTTGCCCGGGCCATCTACGAGGAAGGCCAGAAGCTGGTTGCTGCAGGAAACAACCCCATGGCCATCAAACGGGGCATCGAAAAGGCCACCGAAGCGGCCGTCAAAGAGCTGCACAAACTGAGCAAACCCATCAAGGATCAGCGGGAAATCGCCCAGGTCGGCACCATTTCGGCCAATAATGACGAGACCATCGGCAACATCATCGCCGAGGCCATGAACAAGGTCGGCAAGGAAGGCGTCATCACGGTCGAAGAAGCCAAAGGCATGGAAACCACGCTCGATGTGGTCGAAGGCATGCAGTTTGACCGCGGCTACATTTCTCCGTATTTCGTCACCGATCCGGAAAAAATGGTCTGTAATCTGGATGATCCGTACATCCTGATCAACGAAAAGAAAATCTCCAGCATGAAAGACCTGCTGCCCATCCTCGAGCAGGTCGCCAAGATGGGACGACCGCTGGTCATCATTGCGGAAGATGTCGATGGCGAAGCGCTGGCCACTCTCGTGGTCAACAAGCTGAGAGGCACGCTGCATGTGGCAGCCGTCAAGGCGCCGGGCTTCGGCGATCGCAGAAAGGCCATGCTCGAAGACATCGCCATTCTGACCGGTGGCCAGGTCGTGAGCGAAGATGTGGGCATCAAGCTGGAAAACGTGTCGGTATCCGATCTGGGCAAAGCCAAACGGGTTACCATCGACAAAGACAACACCACCATCGTTGACGGCGCAGGCGCTCGCGCAGCCCTCGAAGGCCGGGTGAAACAGATTCGCGCCCAGATCGAGGAAACCACTTCCGATTACGATCGGGAAAAGCTGCAGGAAAGACTGGCCAAACTGATCGGCGGCGTTGCCGTGATCAACGTTGGGGCAGCCACAGAGACCGAAATGAAGGAGAAGAAAGCCCGGGTGGAAGACGCACTCAATGCAACCCGCGCTGCAGTGGAAGAAGGAATCGTTCCCGGCGGCGGTGTGGCGCTGGTGCGATGCCTTTCCGCGCTGGAAGCCCTCCAGGTTGCCGATGAGCAGAAACTCGGCGTCAAGGTGATCATGAGAGCCATTGAAGAGCCGCTTCGCCAGATCGCCAACAACGCCGGATACGAAGGATCCGTGGTAATCGACAAGGTGAAGGCGGGCCAGGGCGCTTATGGCTTCAATGCCGATTCGAACACCTATCAGGACCTGTTTGAAGCCGGCGTCATTGATCCGACCAAGGTCACCCGGTTTGCACTGCAGAATGCGGCCAGTGTGGCATCCCTGATGCTCACCACCGAGGCCATGATTGCAGACAAGCCCGAAGAGAAAGAAGCCGCAATGCCCAATCCTGGAATGGGTGGCATGGGCGGAATGGGTGGCATGGGCGGAATGGGTGGCATGGGCGGAATGATGTAA